One stretch of Oncorhynchus gorbuscha isolate QuinsamMale2020 ecotype Even-year linkage group LG21, OgorEven_v1.0, whole genome shotgun sequence DNA includes these proteins:
- the si:cabz01101003.1 gene encoding ubiquitin carboxyl-terminal hydrolase CYLD, whose amino-acid sequence MPGAQDHKRRQPPKMYLVVSNLKIQDQLEGTIRLLRGNLCQEQEGGRSRGDQLWVKVLDYGCMVKIDKQLLIEVPTDLTGLLEPVSDPESRLNLLINPKQLYRLAALPLGTPLYVQMGQPGELAEAELRYRGPLTRGSTAVLFGVQLKDSAVGRGNSNGSYKGHQLFTCPEASALFLPANQIRLRRWSRANDDHHINALPPQPQPPIGNIIARTAESSPSLAPVPVLARNPSSPPPFQVGHRVCFPLEDTVHGGEVRFCGALPGRTSTGLFVGILLDNAVGNWDGSYKGEKLCSISSSLYGCLLPISKVSPEPRSRRHTPPLQNPKPVLKPTQPPAPVSSPASTPKIALMPPQLLSAKLALKPPPLPSPKPFTKPHPLPPTPPTIKPQTLLSPTATAQPQLLNGSPGPLSPGRGDGLDAEENGDAGLEVELEVGSMVEVNDPPLFGVIRWIGRIIGVSQLVSGIELDQELTAGTDGSYLGERHFRCPANKGLFVKLRNCRRDSRFPAPETPVNQVERCNSIAFAEWGSERVEEHTPPIQGDEARDMYQGWKRGIQGHLNSCYLDASLFSLFSCCSSVDWVLLWPSNPSDGPHCSQAQDLLRCEIVNPLRRFGYVCASKTMALRRLLEAESSDTGFTNQEKDPEEFLNKLFQLLRVEPLLKIRSVTQNQQPQECHLYQLFPPSVPLSPSSPVPLSPSLCPIPLSSPAVLMRVASVQTLLETSFLHAGLKFAEAPSCLPLLMPRFGKDFKMFDAILPSLTIDITDLLDDTLRQCSICQAVAEWECLECYDDLDITPGRLKQYCHTCNTQVHIHKKRQSHSPCQVGVAGGPWTGPLHGTRQRLALFAVTCIETSHYVSFVKHGPRPNDWLFFDSMADREGGENGFNIPQVRACPEVGRYLSLSAEELGRLDPASLRESARRLLCDSYMCLYHSPELSLYK is encoded by the exons ATGCCTGGGGCCCAGGACCACAAGAGACGGCAACCCCCAAAGATGTACTTGGTGGTCTCCAACCTAAAGATTCAGGACCAGTTGGAAGGTACCATCCGACTGCTACGCGGGAACCTCTGTCAGGAGCAAGAGGGGGGAAGGAGCAGGGGCGACCAACTGTGGGTAAAG gtgTTAGACTATGGTTGTATGGTAAAGATTGACAAACAGCTGCTTATAGAAGTCCCCACCGACCTGACCGGCCTATTGGAGCCTGTATCTGATCCAGAGTCCCGCCTCAATTTGCTCATTAACCCCAAGCAACTTTACCGATTGGCTGCCTTGCCCCTAGGCACCCCCCTCTATGTCCAGATGGGCCAACCAGGAGAGCTGGCGGAGGCGGAGCTGAGGTATCGAGGACCGCTGACCAGAGGAAGTACTGCTGTGTTGTTTGGGGTGCAGCTGAAG gactcAGCAGTGGGTAGAGGCAACAGTAATGGTTCTTACAAAGGCCACCAGCTCTTTACCTGTCCCGAAGCCTCCGCCCTCTTCCTACCGGCCAATCAGATTAGGCTACGACGCTGGTCCCGTGCCAATGACGACCATCACATCAACGCTCTTCCTCCTCAACCTCAACCCCCCATTGGTAACATCATTGCTAGAACGGCCGAATCGTCTCCCAGCCTggccccagtcccagtcctggCTCGAAACCCCAGCTCCCCACCTCCCTTCCAGGTGGGCCACAGGGTGTGCTTCCCTCTGGAGGATACTGTCCATGGGGGAGAGGTGAGGTTCTGTGGGGCCCTGCCTGGACGGACCTCCACTGGGCTGTTCGTAGGAATCCTGCTG GACAATGCAGTTGGTAACTGGGATGGTTCATATAAAGGAGAGAAGTTGtgctccatctcctcttctctgtatGGTTGCCTGCTACCCATCTCCAAGGTGTCCCCTG AACCAAGGTCACGCCGCCACACTCCTCCCCTCCAGAACCCCAAACCGGTCCTCAAACCCACCCAACCACCTGCTCCTGTATCCTCACCTGCCTCCACCCCAAAGATCGCTCTGATGCCCCCCCAACTCCTCTCAGCCAAACTGGCCTTAAAACCTCCACCCCTCCCCAGCCCCAAACCTTTCACGAAACCTCACCCCCTTCCCCCAACCCCTCCCACCATCAAACCCCAAACCCTGCTCTCCCCGACCGCCACCGCCCAACCACAGCTCTTGAACGGTTCGCCCGGTCCCCTCTCTCCGGGTCGAGGTGACGGATTGGACGCTGAGGAGAACGGAGACGCGGGATTGGAGGTTGAGTTGGAGGTGGGGTCCATGGTGGAGGTGAATGACCCACCCCTTTTTGGAGTGATTCGTTGGATTGGACGAATCATTGGAGTTTCACAATTGGTGTCAGGAATTGAGCTG GACCAGGAACTGACCGCTGGAACAGACGGCAGTTACCTTGGCGAACGCCACTTCCGTTGCCCTGCCAACAAGGGGCTGTTCGTCAAACTCCGGAACTGCAGGCGGGATTCCAGATTCCCTGCCCCTGAGACTCCGGTCAATCAGGTGGAGCGCTGCAACTCCATAG CGTTTGCCGAGTGGGGCAGTGAGCGCGTCGAGGAGCACACCCCTCCAATCCAGGGGGACGAGGCCAGAGATATGTACCAGGGCTGGAAGAGAGGCATCCAAGGCCACCTCAACTCCTGCTACCTGGACGCCTCACTATTCAG tctgTTTTCGTGCTGCAGTTCAGTAGACTGGGTGTTGCTGTGGCCCTCGAACCCCTCAGACGGCCCCCACTGCAGCCAAGCCCAGGACCTGCTTCGCTGTGAGATAGTCAACCCCCtacgcag GTTTGGCTATGTATGTGCCAGTAAAACCATGGCCCTGAGAAGACTACTGGAGGCTGAGAGTAGTGACACAGGCTTCACCAACCAggagaaag ACCCAGAAGAGTTCCTCAACAAGCTTTTCCAGCTCCTCCGGGTTGAACCTCTTCTGAAGATCAG GTCAGTGACACAGAATCAGCAGCCTCAGGAGTGTCACCTATACCAGCTCTTCCCTCCATccgttcccctctctccctcttcccctgtccctctgtctccgtccctctgtcccatccctctctcctcccctgcagtACTCATGAGGGTGGCCAGTGTTCAGACTCTGTTAGAGACATCTTTTCTCCACGCGGGACTAAAGTTTGCTGAG GCCccttcctgcctccccctcctcatGCCTAGGTTTGGGAAGGACTTCAAGATGTTTGACGCCATCTTACCTTCACTCACCATCGACATCACAGACCTGCTGGATGACA ctctcagaCAGTGCAGTATTTGCCAGGCAGTAGCAGAATGGGAGTGTCTAGAGTGTTATGACGACTTGGACATCACACCTGGTCGTCTCAAACAGTACTGCCACACCTGCAACACTCAG GTGCACATCCACAAGAAGCGCCAGTCCCACAGTCCGTGTCAGGTGGGTGTGGCTGGGGGTCCATGGACCGGCCCACTGCATGGAACTCGTCAGCGATTGGCTCTCTTTGCTGTGACGTGCATCGAGACCAGCCACTACGTGAGCTTCGTCAAGCACGGACCCCGCCCCAACGACTGGCTGTTCTTTGACAGTATGGCCGACAGGGAAG GCGGGGAGAACGGTTTCAACATTCCCCAGGTGAGGGCGTGTCCAGAGGTGGGCCGCTACCTCAGCCTATCGGCGGAGGAGCTGGGCAGGCTAGACCCCGCCTCCTTGAGAGAGTCCGCTCGTCGGCTGCTGTGTGACTCCTACATGTGTCTCTACCACAGCCCCGAGCTCAGCCTGTacaagtaa